TTGTACTTGTTTGGAATTGGCAAATCAAATTTCCAAAAAAAAAAAATTTCACTCAAATAGTTGTCCGGAGGACAACATAATGTGGATGAGTCCTTCTGGTCTGACAGTATGTGAAGACTTCACTATTCTAAATATAATTCAAACTATGCAAAATATTGGAAGCATACAGTTGGGAAATGTGAGGCTGTATTTTTAGCCAAGAGACAACCAAATCATATACAGTATAGCCTCGTGAGTCAAATAGTATCAAGCAACTTGACAATCTATGGTCCATAGATAATTAAGTTACCTAAGTACGATCATCGTTGTCTCGCCAACTCATAGATTGTTAAGTTAGTTAAGTACGATCACTGTTGTGTCTACATATGGTCTCCATAGATAGTTAAGCTACCTAAGTACCATCACTATTGCGTCTTGATTATAGTTTTAAACTTTTACTTAGCGTATCTTTTTTTTTATCTTTGACACAGCAAAAGAAACTCATGGTTGTGTCTCTTTCTTTTTGACCTTTTAAAAACTGAAAACAGAAACACAATCTAACATTTCATTTCAATCATTCTTTCCGTTTTTGCTTCTTTCGTTCTCATATCCATCAGAAGACAAAACATTGGAGAGAGAGGATACAACAATGGAAGGCTCAAGAACAAGAACTGAAAAGAAGAAAAAGCTACCCAGTGTTTGGTTTTCACTCAAGAAATCTCTCCACTGCAAATCTGATCCCACCGACGTCCACGACCCGAGTTCCAGAAGCAAAGAGACAACCAAGCGATCAACTTACCGGTCCGGTTGCTCAAGATCCATAGCCAATCTCAAAGACGTAATCCACGGAAGCAACCGACACTTAGAAAAGCCGACGACTTGCTCTAGCCCTCGTTCAATCGGAAGCAGCGAGTTTCTCAATCCCATCACTCACGAGGTCATCATCAGCAACTCCACTTCCGAGCTCAAGATCACCGCCGCCGCCGGCGACGTAGACTCCTCCACCGGAGCAAGGGAGTTCGTGGGAACTCTGAGACCAGGAACGCCGGTGCATTACTCCTCTTCAAACAGGAGCCAAGCGTCGAGAAAGGCCTCGTCGGAGAGAGACAGAGGAGGAGCAGCGTTTAAACAGAGCAGGAGAGACTCCGCCGTTGTCAACGGAGACGATTCCTCTGTTTCTTGCCATAAATGCGGCGAGAAGTTTAGCAAACTCGAAGACGCAGAAGCTCATCACCTCACCGAACACGCCGGTAATAACACAAAGTTTCGTACTTTACGTCATAAAGTTTCTAACTTTTTTTTTTGAACTGAATAAAGTTTCTAACTTTTTCTTTTTTTGAACTGAACAAAGTTTCGAACTTTTTTTTTTATCAATAAAGTTTCGCAACTTTCAACCCAAAAATTTTCATTTTCGCCAGTGACAGAGCTCGTGGAAGGAGATTCGTCGAGAAAGATCGTGGAGATGATATGCAGAACAAGCTGGTTAAAGACAGAGAACCAATGCGGGAGAATCGACCGTATCCTGAAAGTGCACAACATGCAAAAGACTCTAGCGAGATTCGAGGAGTACAGAGACACCGTCAAGAACAGAGCGAGCAAGCTACAGAAGAAGCACCCGAGATGTATCGCCGACGGAAACGAGCTCCTCAGGTTCCACGGAACCACAGTCTCGTGCGTTCTAGGGGTAAACGGGTGCACGAGCCTTTGCTCGTCGGAGAAGTGCTGCGTTTGCCGGATAATAAGAAACGGGTTCTCGGTGAAACGGGAGATGAATAACGGGATAGGGGTTTTCACGGCGTCGACTAGCGGGAGGGCGTTTGAGTCGATCGAAATGGACGGTGGTGATGGGACGACGGAGAGGAAGGCGTTGATCGTGTGTCGGGTGATCGCCGGGAGGGTTCATAGGCCGGTGGAGAATGTGGAGGAGATGGGCGGGTTGAATGGGTTTGATTCTTTGGCGGGTAAAGTTGGTTTGTATACTAATGTTGAGGAGCTTTATTTGCTTAACTCTCGAGCTTTGCTTCCTTGTTTTGTGGTTATCTGCAAGCCCTAAATCAACTTTTTTTTTTGGGGTTAAGTTGTGTGTGGTATCAATAGAGTTTTAACAACGCAAAGTTGGAATATTGAGTTCACAGCTATGAAAGTATTTAGCATTAAGAACGTATAAACTGTAGTTGTGTTCACGTAAAACCTATAACAACAAAAGTTCATTTGAGACTTTTTGCTACTATTGTTGGAGCAAGTGGAGTACGAGAATAAAAGAGACTAAAGTTTGAAGAAGTTACATCACGTCTTAGAAAGCCGAAGTTACATCACCGAAGAGTGGAAGCTGAAGTTACATCACGTGAAGAGTGGAGAAAGTTACATCAATAGTCTTTAGAAGTCATAGTTTAGTGGAGTATTACGTTTCCTTAATTTATGCAAGTAGAATAGTTTTTTTTGTTATCTTCAAAGCTATATAAAACAACCATCATATCTTAATGTAAGCAACAAATTTTGTCTTTCTTGATGCAATACTTGTCTGTGATTAATTACAACTATTAGTTCTCCTCCTTTTCTTAATCAACTTCTATCAGGTTGTTTTGGCACTGATCTCTAAGTGGAAAAAGACAGAACGTTTTGTTCGTAATGGTGTTTATTGGCTGTTAGATTCATGTGGAATAGAGAAATAGAGAAATGGGGGGNNNNNNNNNNNNNNNNNNNNNNNNNNNNNNNNNNNNNNNNNNNNNNNNNNNNNNNNNNNNNNNNNNNNNNNNNNNNNNNNNNNNNNNNNNNNNNNNNNNNNNNNNNNNNNNNNNNNNNNNNNNNNNNNNNNNNNNNNNNNNNNNNNNNNNNNNGGGGGGGGGGTTAATGCACACAATAAAAAGGGAATGGAGGTTGAAGAGCGCCAGAAAGATGCTTTTGTTTCACGGGTGGAGGATACTGGTAAATGCCAAAGCAATAACTTGTAGACAAATAATAAGTCTAGGGCAATATATAATTGGTTAGTCATGCCCTATTTGGTATTTTGCACATCTCGTGTCAGAATATGTGAAGAGAAAAAATAATGAGCAATATGTTCTAACCATGAAAATGGAGCTGATGCAACTTTATTTCTCTTTTAGTCGTTATCATTCGTAATATGAGGCTCATACTAGGGATGATAGTGTTATCTAATTAGCATATTCAGCTTGAATAATGCCATATGTTTTAGCTAAAACCCCTCGTTAGCCAAATATGTAATACATATAGTTCGCCGTAAGCAATGTAGTTTTTAGTCGAGAGTCAAACTTTGAAGTTTGAAGTGTTGAGGGAACTTTGATTACTGATGGATTTACAACAGAAACTCTGACGTGCTACTCCGAAATAATATGCCTTCCGGCCTAGAAAATCAAATTTGAATCATAATAAAAAGGGTGCAATTAAATTTGAAAACATCAGGCTTACATACATCAAACATGATATGGTCATGCTGTTGTTTATAATTGAAAAGAAGAGTGAACAAAAATATAAATCTCGCTAACATACTGTTTGAATAAGGCAGTCCATACAAATTGCAAAGGCACTGAGACAAAGCTTGCATCAAAAGTGTCTACAAGACTAGGACTACTAAAAACAATCTTAACACACAACTAGACCTAATTACACTCCGTACCCTTTTTTTGTTGCTAAAAATGTAAATATCATTAACAATGCAATGAAAGCCTGATTACAAGAGAACTTGAAATCAAGTTTACTAGATAGAGCCGCAAAAAAATGTAAAAAGACTCATAACATCAAACATAAATCAAAGCTTGACTAACTAGAGCTAAGCGATGAAGTTCAAATCAGTATCAAGCGACAGCAATATAATCCTAAACAAGCGCTTCCTAAATCCTAAGTTAACCTGCTGGATGAAGGAGAAGGTCTAGTGGTTGTGATTTGCCGCTGTCAAACCAATCGCCATAGGACCACAGACTTTTAAATGTTCAAACCATTTTTGAGAAAAGTTTGATTATGCTAGGTTAGTTAAATCTGATTAATTCATCTAAGTCCATATTATGTTCTTTCTAAACATGTCATAACATAAGATAAGTCCGATAATGTACATGCGTTAATTGTAGACAACAGAAGAATTGTTTAACCTATATTGGTCACTCATAAGTTACTAAGTTAGCATGCTTTCGTGTAACTTCATGTGCTAGTTATACATGTTTAGCCTATGGTTTGACGGGATCTCGTGTGGAAGCACTCCCAACTGTGAGAAGGTACAAGTATGGCAGAGAGATGAATGAAGAAGGTTTCTATTGCAGCTAACATGAACTTCTATTGGTTCATTTGCTAAAGGTTTCGCTTTGGCAGTATGCCAGTATACAATACAACCTTTTCTAAATAAACAACTTCTCGGAATCGCAAAAAGCTTTATTAGTGAATTCTTAACAAACACTGTAGCCTGATCAAAACTACAAGCAAACTAAAAATAGACAATTCGTTGTTTATCTCACTGCTTGAGTTTGTGATTCAAGGAAGGAAACTTAAAATTGATAGAAGCATCAATTGTTTGATGAATAATTTCCTCAATACCATATTTGTACTAAAATATCAAGATATAGAGAGAAGAGAGCACAAGAACTTAAACTGTATCACCAAGGTTAATGAATCATGTACATGTGGGTCTGTTTATATACAAGTATACACGTGTATAGAAGCGTATACAGAGCCTCTGTATCTATACAAGTATATGAGACTAAGTATACGTAATATAAAACCCCAGTTCTCTTAACTTCTTTGAAGAAATCATAGACGTCATCAAACCTGGTCTCTCTTCCAGATCATCATCTACCCTATAAACCAAGAATAAAATTGTGAAAATTTTGGTGTAAAAAAAAAAAAGAGTCAATAAAATCATTTGAAGATTGTAAAGTTTCAAGAACTTACTTATCAATATTGTCAACGCAACATATGCATTGACCTTCAGCTTGTGGTTCTTCTATCAGAAACAAATGCGCCATGCAAATATCTTGTATGTGTACCAAACCAATCGAACCCATTCTTTTGTTCACTGCTGATAGTATCCCAAACAACTAGGAGTCACCTCAAAACCAAAATGGTAAATAATTATGCCCAGCATATCAGTTTATATTTGATAACAAAAAATATTATATATACACACACGCACCTGTTATTGGAGAAAGAGAACTTGAA
This sequence is a window from Brassica oleracea var. oleracea cultivar TO1000 chromosome C1, BOL, whole genome shotgun sequence. Protein-coding genes within it:
- the LOC106343403 gene encoding uncharacterized protein LOC106343403 is translated as MEGSRTRTEKKKKLPSVWFSLKKSLHCKSDPTDVHDPSSRSKETTKRSTYRSGCSRSIANLKDVIHGSNRHLEKPTTCSSPRSIGSSEFLNPITHEVIISNSTSELKITAAAGDVDSSTGAREFVGTLRPGTPVHYSSSNRSQASRKASSERDRGGAAFKQSRRDSAVVNGDDSSVSCHKCGEKFSKLEDAEAHHLTEHAVTELVEGDSSRKIVEMICRTSWLKTENQCGRIDRILKVHNMQKTLARFEEYRDTVKNRASKLQKKHPRCIADGNELLRFHGTTVSCVLGVNGCTSLCSSEKCCVCRIIRNGFSVKREMNNGIGVFTASTSGRAFESIEMDGGDGTTERKALIVCRVIAGRVHRPVENVEEMGGLNGFDSLAGKVGLYTNVEELYLLNSRALLPCFVVICKP